A single Bosea sp. PAMC 26642 DNA region contains:
- a CDS encoding PfkB family carbohydrate kinase has product MAGVFCLGIATLDYVYSVETMPTRGEKYRSKGLVVVGGGCAGNASVAIARLGSRCWLATRLADDLTGDKIAADLAAEGVETAFARRVAGLRSPVSAILVDAEGERMVISYSDPDMPVATDWLPQRLPEGAGAVLADTRWGEGALAALALARSAGLPGVLDADRKPPHPDLVGMASHVAFSQQALRELSGEDDPRLGLQKVSRDATTWLAVTLGKEGVLFVEDGTIAHIPAFKVETVDTLGAGDVWHGAFALGLAEGQGERQAIRFASAAAAIKCTRFGGRAGAPTRPEIEAFLEANR; this is encoded by the coding sequence ATGGCCGGAGTCTTCTGCCTTGGCATCGCCACGCTCGATTACGTCTACAGCGTCGAGACCATGCCGACCCGCGGCGAGAAATATCGCTCGAAGGGCCTCGTTGTCGTCGGCGGGGGCTGCGCCGGCAACGCTTCCGTCGCGATCGCCCGGCTCGGCAGCCGTTGCTGGCTGGCGACGCGGCTCGCGGACGACCTGACCGGCGACAAGATCGCTGCCGATCTCGCGGCCGAGGGCGTCGAAACCGCCTTCGCGCGCCGTGTCGCCGGCCTGCGCTCTCCGGTATCGGCCATTCTCGTCGATGCCGAAGGCGAGCGCATGGTGATCTCCTATTCCGATCCCGACATGCCGGTGGCGACGGACTGGCTGCCGCAGCGATTGCCGGAAGGCGCTGGCGCGGTTCTGGCCGACACACGCTGGGGCGAGGGCGCTCTGGCTGCCCTCGCGCTGGCGCGTTCTGCTGGTCTCCCAGGTGTGCTCGATGCCGATCGCAAGCCGCCCCATCCCGACCTCGTCGGCATGGCGAGCCACGTCGCCTTCAGCCAGCAGGCGCTTCGGGAACTCTCCGGCGAGGACGATCCGCGCCTGGGGCTGCAGAAGGTTTCGCGCGATGCGACGACCTGGCTCGCCGTGACCCTGGGCAAGGAGGGCGTGCTCTTCGTCGAGGACGGTACGATCGCCCATATCCCGGCCTTCAAGGTCGAGACCGTCGACACGCTCGGAGCGGGCGACGTCTGGCACGGCGCCTTCGCTTTGGGGCTGGCGGAAGGGCAGGGCGAGCGCCAGGCGATCCGCTTCGCCTCGGCGGCGGCCGCGATCAAATGTACCCGCTTCGGCGGCCGTGCCGGCGCGCCGACGCGGCCGGAGATCGAAGCCTTCCTGGAAGCGAACCGTTGA
- a CDS encoding urease accessory protein UreD has product MFAPPVPAASDPLLPAYVRAAGGVRLRFGRVGARTQRLDVAESGGYRARFPTTFDATSEAVLINTGGGMAGGDAMRVEVALGPGSDAIITTQAAEKIYRSQGSDTRIQTTLSVEASARLAWLPQESILFSGARLSRSLTIDLAPDSELIGCESVFFGRAAMGETMLRGSLRDRWRIRRAGRLIFADDMRLEGAIAAHLARPAIGAGSRAAATIVAAGPRHLASCDDLRTLLAQDAFADVEAGAGIVADLLVIRMLSVDAQALRRALVTLLVQVTGRALPRTWST; this is encoded by the coding sequence ATGTTTGCGCCGCCCGTCCCGGCCGCCAGTGATCCGCTTCTTCCCGCCTATGTCAGGGCTGCGGGCGGTGTCAGGCTGCGCTTCGGTCGCGTAGGCGCTCGCACGCAGCGGCTCGACGTCGCCGAGTCCGGCGGCTATCGCGCCCGCTTCCCGACGACCTTCGACGCCACCAGCGAGGCGGTGCTGATCAACACGGGCGGCGGCATGGCGGGCGGCGACGCCATGCGTGTCGAAGTGGCGCTCGGCCCCGGCAGCGACGCGATCATCACCACGCAGGCCGCCGAGAAGATCTATCGCAGCCAGGGCTCCGACACCCGCATCCAGACGACGCTGTCGGTGGAGGCCAGCGCGAGGCTCGCCTGGCTTCCGCAGGAGAGCATCCTGTTCTCGGGCGCCCGGCTGTCGCGCAGCCTGACGATCGATCTCGCTCCGGATTCTGAACTGATCGGTTGCGAATCCGTCTTCTTCGGCCGCGCCGCCATGGGCGAGACGATGCTGCGCGGCTCGTTGCGCGATCGCTGGCGCATTCGCCGCGCCGGCCGGCTCATCTTCGCCGACGATATGCGGCTGGAAGGCGCCATCGCAGCCCACCTCGCGCGCCCTGCGATTGGGGCCGGCTCACGTGCTGCGGCGACGATCGTCGCGGCCGGACCGCGTCACCTTGCCTCCTGCGACGACCTGCGAACCCTGCTGGCGCAGGACGCCTTCGCCGACGTCGAGGCCGGCGCCGGCATCGTCGCCGACCTCCTCGTCATCCGCATGCTCTCGGTCGATGCCCAGGCCCTGCGTCGCGCCCTCGTCACGCTGCTGGTGCAAGTGACCGGCCGTGCGCTGCCGCGCACCTGGTCAACTTGA